The following coding sequences lie in one Nitrospiraceae bacterium genomic window:
- the lgt gene encoding prolipoprotein diacylglyceryl transferase, which produces MFPILIKIGPVTIHTYGVLIAIGFLLGLYLTVRQAKKLGLSTDKIIDLSFYILLSALIGARLFFVIQNAGYYFRNPLDILKIWQGGLVFYGGVLLAIPVGIWYAKKKELDLWTTADIFAPSLAIGHAIGRLGCFTAGCCHGKEAEGLPWAVTFFDPESLAKLGVPLHPTQIYEAIGEFINFLILITLRKHQTFKGQLFMTYLLVYSVVRFMVEIYRGDDIRGFIFGIISVSQGISILLFIASIIGIVVLKNRKRL; this is translated from the coding sequence ATGTTCCCGATTTTAATAAAAATAGGACCAGTCACGATACATACTTATGGTGTACTTATCGCAATAGGTTTTCTGCTGGGACTTTATCTAACTGTCAGACAGGCAAAAAAACTCGGTCTGTCTACAGATAAAATAATTGACCTCAGTTTCTATATTCTTTTGTCAGCGCTTATCGGCGCAAGACTTTTTTTTGTTATCCAGAATGCAGGATATTATTTCAGGAATCCTCTTGATATCCTCAAGATATGGCAGGGTGGCCTTGTATTTTACGGCGGAGTGCTTCTTGCTATACCTGTTGGCATCTGGTATGCAAAGAAAAAAGAACTTGACCTCTGGACAACAGCAGACATCTTTGCTCCGTCGCTTGCAATCGGACATGCAATCGGCAGACTTGGATGCTTCACAGCAGGATGCTGTCATGGAAAAGAGGCAGAAGGTCTTCCGTGGGCAGTGACTTTTTTTGATCCTGAATCGCTTGCAAAGCTCGGAGTTCCACTGCATCCAACTCAGATTTATGAGGCAATAGGAGAGTTTATAAATTTCCTGATACTTATTACTCTTAGAAAGCACCAGACATTCAAGGGTCAGTTATTCATGACATATCTTCTTGTCTATTCGGTCGTGAGATTCATGGTCGAGATTTACAGAGGCGATGATATAAGAGGATTTATATTCGGCATTATCTCTGTTTCTCAAGGTATAAGCATCCTGTTATTTATCGCTTCTATTATAGGGATAGTGGTTTTAAAGAATAGAAAAAGGCTCTAG